The following coding sequences lie in one Panicum virgatum strain AP13 chromosome 6N, P.virgatum_v5, whole genome shotgun sequence genomic window:
- the LOC120678972 gene encoding zinc transporter 4-like has protein sequence MDAARARLRLPVRWARPAALVVVVVLLLVVAPLGVGAAAAPAPAECGGKAAEVREEDARGALRLKLVAVASILAAGAAGALVPVLGRSAPALRPDGDVFFAVKAFAAGVILATGMVHILPAAFDALAPPCGGRGKGAAFPFAGLVAMCSAMVTMMVDSVAAGYYQRSHFRKARPVDDATEGQHQGARGAGDEEGGAEHAGHLHVHTHATHGHAHGHAHDHGGHGHGGASPDDASSVAVSIRHRVISQVLELGILVHSVIIGVSLGASLRPSTIRPLVGALSFHQFFEGIGLGGCIVQAKFKVRATVIMVAFFSLTAPMGIALGIAITSSYSKHSATALVVEGVFNAAAAGILIYMSLVDLLAADFHNPRLQTNMKLQLATYLALFLGAGLMSLLAKWA, from the exons ATGGACGCCGCGCGAgctcgcctccgcctccccgtgcggtgggcgcggccggcggcgctggtcgtcgtcgtcgtcctcctgctGGTGGTGGCGCCGCTTGGggtgggcgccgccgcggcgccggcgccggcggagtgCGGCGGGAAGGCGGCGGAGGTCAGGGAGGAGGACGCGCGCGGGGCGCTGCGGCTCAAGCTCGTCGCGGTGGCGTCCATcctggcggcgggcgcggcgggggcgctggTGCCCGTCCTGGGCCGCTCGGCGCCCGCGCTCCGGCCCGACGGCGACGTCTTCTTCGCCGTCAAGGCGTTCGCGGCCGGGGTCATCCTCGCCACCGGCATGGTGCACATACTGCCCGCCGCGTTCGACGCGCTCGCGCCCCcctgcggcggccgcggcaagGGCGCCGCGTTCCCCTTCGCCGGCCTCGTCGCCATGTGCTCCGCCATGGTCACCATGATGGTCGACTCCGTCGCGGCCGGGTACTACCAGCGCTCCCACTTCCGGAAGGCGCGCCCCGTCGACGACGCCACCGAGGGCCAGCACCAGGGCGCCCGCGGCGCCGGGGatgaggagggcggcgccgagCACGCCGGCCACCTGCACGTGCACACGCACGCGACGCACGGCCACGCGCACGGCCACGCGCACGACCATGGCGGACACGGCCACGGCGGTGCCTCGCCTGACGATGCCTCCTCCGTTGCCGTGTCGATCAGGCACAGGGTCATCTCTCAG GTTCTGGAGCTGGGGATCCTGGTGCACTCGGTGATCATCGGCGTGTCTCTGGGGGCATCGCTGAGGCCGTCGACGATCAGGCCTCTTGTTGGAGCTCTCAGCTTCCACCAGTTCTTCGAAGGCATAGGTCTCGGCGGCTGCATTGTTCAG GCAAAGTTCAAGGTGAGAGCAACCGTGATCATGGTGGCCTTCTTCTCCCTCACTGCTCCCATGGGCATCGCACTGGGGATCGCGATCACATCCAGCTACAGCAAGCACAGCGCTACCGCCCTCGTTGTCGAGGGGGTCTTCAATGCAGCTGCAGCAGGGATTTTGATATACATGTCCCTGGTAGATCTCCTAGCAGCAGATTTCCACAACCCGAGGCTGCAGACAAACATGAAGCTTCAGCTGGCAACTTACCTTGCCTTATTCCTCGGTGCAGGACTCATGTCCTTGCTTGCCAAATGGGCATAG